One genomic region from Rosa rugosa chromosome 1, drRosRugo1.1, whole genome shotgun sequence encodes:
- the LOC133744450 gene encoding G-type lectin S-receptor-like serine/threonine-protein kinase At4g27290 isoform X1 has protein sequence MGRWLLCYVVTLLISHILSFCTCQDKIVPGQNISGNVTLVSSLETFSLGFFNPENSTKYFLGIRFNKFPNTASVWVANRESPLDSPGFFMLSSDGNLVVLDQTRKLVWSTNASVSASAMNHTTGLLEDTGNLVLSFEEVTLWQSFDHPCDTMLPGIKISLNKKTGQQRRLTSWAALDDPQPGKFTLGIDPKVPIQAFIWKETTPIARTSLYIGKGTRTEFQNLGGTAIFLSYNFDVDDVYLAFSVSDSSVKLRVWLDPTGLIKLQFWQNSSKTWLEQGNSPLVDNCNFYAYCGPNSACRSGEPLSSPCKCLTGFTAKFPNQSAVGEWSSGCIREKVLTCGNGIQGNFSKLEKVKLPDHSVLLNNRSMNECESECRRNCSCTAYAYVNATDGSNIGTCLAWFGKLLDLVENYNQSSHDIYIRVHGSELGKKGLSVNSLKRTLVIAIVSAAVGLLTITFGYFFWKKKMEKKGGGKNDTELPIFSLRSMLAATNNFSEANKLGEGGFGPVYKGILQENQEVAIKRLSKKSGQGHHEFKNELELIAKLQHTNLVRLLGCCMEGDEMILIYEYMSNRSLDKFLFDPFEKTRLDWDTRFRIVQGIAQGVLYIHKYSRLKIIHRDLKASNVLLDGTMNPKVSDFGMARIFDINQIEANTNKVVGTYGYMSPEYALYGHFSEKLDVFSFGVLLLEIISGKKNASFYRFENSLTLAQWVWELWKEGRGVEVIDASVKVTCRIHEALRCIHVGLLCVQEAPADRPTMSSVIHMLEVNEATSLPPSKEPGFSTCRNSSYVTTYSNNVVTITLPEPR, from the exons ATGGGCCGGTGGCTCTTGTGTTACGTTGTAACACTGCTCATATCTCACATCCTCTCATTCTGTACCTGCCAAGACAAAATAGTACCAGGACAGAATATCAGTGGTAATGTGACTTTGGTTTCTTCCCTTGAGACCTTTTCATTAGGCTTCTTCAATCCTGAAAATTCTACTAAATACTTCCTTGGTATACGATTCAACAAATTCCCAAATACTGCATCAGTATGGGTAGCTAATAGAGAATCTCCACTTGATTCTCCGGGTTTCTTTATGCTCAGCAGCGATGGAAATCTTGTGGTGTTGGATCAGACTAGAAAACTTGTCTGGTCAACTAATGCATCAGTATCTGCTTCTGCAATGAATCACACAACTGGATTACTAGAGGATACCGGAAACCTTGTTCTGAGCTTTGAAGAAGTCACTTTGTGGCAGAGCTTCGATCATCCCTGTGATACTATGTTGCCTGGCATTAAGATTAGCTTGAACAAAAAGACTGGCCAACAAAGGCGCCTTACATCCTGGGCTGCGCTTGATGATCCACAACCCGGAAAGTTCACCTTGGGCATAGATCCTAAAGTACCAATTCAGGCCTTTATCTGGAAGGAAACTACTCCAATAGCGAGAACTTCTCTGTACATTGGCAAGGGTACAAGAACAGAGTTTCAAAATCTAGGTGGAACCGCGATTTTCCTTTCATACAACTTTGATGTTGATGATGTTTATCTTGCTTTCAGTGTCTCGGATAGCTCAGTAAAATTGAGGGTCTGGTTGGATCCTACAGGGCTAATTAAACTGCAGTTCTGGCAGAATTCTAGTAAAACGTGGTTGGAACAAGGGAATTCACCGCTCGTTGATAACTGTAATTTTTATGCTTATTGCGGTCCCAATAGTGCCTGTCGTAGTGGTGAACCCCTGTCATCACCATGCAAGTGTTTGACTGGTTTTACAGCCAAGTTTCCGAACCAATCGGCGGTGGGGGAGTGGTCCAGTGGCTGCATTAGGGAAAAGGTGTTGACATGCGGTAACGGCATACAAGGTAACTTTTCAAAGCTTGAAAAGGTGAAACTGCCGGATCATTCTGTTCTGTTAAACAATAGGAGTATGAACGAGTGTGAATCTGAATGTCGGCGGAACTGTTCTTGCACAGCTTATGCTTATGTAAATGCGACAGATGGAAGTAATATTGGGACATGCTTGGCATGGTTTGGCAAATTACTGGATCTAGTAGAGAATTACAACCAATCTAGTCATGATATCTATATTCGTGTTCATGGCTCCGAACTAG GCAAAAAGGGTCTTTCTGTTAATTCCTTGAAGCGGACCCTTGTAATTGCAATAGTCTCTGCAGCAGTTGGATTGCTTACAATAACTTTTGGCTATTtcttttggaagaaaaaaatggaaaagaaag GAGGTGGGAAGAATGATACAGAATTACCAATCTTCAGTTTAAGGAGTATGTTAGCTGCTACAAACAACTTCTCTGAAGCGAATAAACTTGGAGAGGGGGGATTCGGCCCTGTTTATAAG GGAATTTtgcaagaaaatcaagaagtGGCCATAAAGAGGCTATCAAAGAAGTCTGGGCAAGGACATCATGAGTTCAAGAATGAGTTGGAACTTATAGCCAAACTCCAGCATACCAATCTTGTAAGGCTATTGGGTTGCTGTATGGAAGGAGATGAAATGATATTGATCTATGAGTACATGTCTAATCGAAGTTTGGACAAATTTTTGTTTG ATCCTTTTGAAAAGACAAGGTTAGATTGGGATACACGCTTTCGAATTGTACAAGGTATTGCTCAAGGAGTACTATATATTCACAAGTACTCTAGATTGAAAATCATCCACAGAGATCTAAAAGCAAGTAATGTTCTATTGGATGGAACAATGAACCCCAAAGTGTCCGACTTTGGAATGGCGAGAATTTTTGATATAAATCAAATTGAAGCAAATACCAACAAGGTTGTTGGGACATA CGGCTACATGTCTCCTGAATATGCACTCTATGGTCATTTCTCCGAGAAGTTGGATGTATTTAGTTTTGGAGTATTGTTGTTAGAGATTATAAGTGGAAAGAAGAATGCTTCTTTTTATCGTTTTGAAAATTCACTAACACTTGCTCAGTGG GTATGGGAATTATGGAAAGAAGGTAGAGGAGTGGAGGTAATTGACGCGTCAGTAAAGGTAACATGCCGGATTCATGAAGCTTTGAGGTGTATCCATGTCGGGCTCTTGTGTGTTCAAGAAGCTCcagctgatcgaccaacaatgTCATCGGTGATTCATATGCTCGAGGTCAATGAAGCTACATCACTTCCACCCTCCAAAGAACCTGGTTTTTCAACATGTAGGAATTCAAGTTATGTTACCACTTATTCTAACAATGTAGTTACTATTACTTTGCCAGAACCTCGATAG
- the LOC133726062 gene encoding uncharacterized protein LOC133726062, which yields MQLIPSPTKTQVSSRLINLYIISSSVCTIFLFASFFLVLTSSKNSYISSQDAYATTPTSLDHVVFGIASNQKSWTSQRKEYVRLWWKHHSMRGCVFLESLPPDHHNYTNDTTLPPVCISGDTSRFRYTYKGGLRSAIRVARVVSETVALNHSNVRWYVFGDDDTVFIPQNLVKTLSKYDHELWYYIGANSEIYEQNRIFGFGMAFGGAGFAISYPLAKALAKVFDSCIERYPHLYGSDSRISSCLAELGVGLTHEPGFHQNDLRGDTFGLLASHPLAPLVSLHHLEHTDPIFPNRTTMQALQHFFKAVNVDPHRILQKTVCYDRWFSWTVSVSWGYAVQIYGNHMPLRDVLPVQETFKPWKKGPVLSGVYTFNTREHHPDPCRRPVVFFLDHVSSREDGIMSIYKKSYENCSYDMASPRKLEEVRVLSQKLDLDIKQLQAPRRHCCHILPSTGGGVMDIGIRECKHEELIYMHS from the exons ATGCAGCTTATTCCGTCACCCACCAAAACCCAAGTTTCTTCTCGCTTGATAAACCTCTACATAATCTCATCTTCTGTCTGCACGATCTTTCTTTTCGCATCATTCTTCCTGGTGCTTACAAGCTCCAAGAATTCGTATATTTCGTCCCAAGATGCATACGCGACAACTCCTACTTCTCTTGACCATGTTGTGTTCGGAATTGCTTCGAACCAGAAATCATGGACGAGTCAGAGGAAGGAGTATGTTAGGCTCTGGTGGAAGCACCATTCCATGAGGGGGTGTGTTTTTCTCGAAAGCCTTCCACCTGATCATCACAATTATACCAATGATACTACTCTTCCTCCGGTCTGCATCTCCGGGGACACTTCCAGATTTCGTTACACTTACAAAGGTGGTCTCCGGTCTGCAATTCGCGTGGCACGAGTTGTTTCCGAGACTGTGGCACTCAATCACTCCAATGTGCGTTGGTATGTCTTCGGAGATGATGACACGGTTTTCATCCCGCAGAATTTGGTGAAGACTCTTTCCAAGTATGATCATGAGCTCTGGTATTACATTGGGGCTAACTCAGAGATCTATGAGCAGAACAGAATTTTCGGATTTGGGATGGCTTTTGGTGGTGCAGGTTTTGCTATAAGTTACCCTTTGGCAAAAGCATTGGCAAAGGTGTTTGATTCATGTATAGAAAGATACCCACATCTCTATGGAAGTGACTCAAGGATCTCATCTTGCTTGGCTGAGCTTGGCGTAGGCTTAACTCACGAGCCAGGTTTTCATCAG aATGATCTTCGTGGTGATACGTTTGGCCTTTTGGCTTCGCATCCATTAGCACCCTTGGTATCCCTGCATCATCTTGAGCACACAGACCCTATCTTCCCCAACAGGACAACCATGCAAGCTCTGCAGCATTTTTTCAAAGCTGTGAATGTTGATCCTCATAGGATTTTACAGAAGACCGTTTGCTATGATAGATGGTTCTCATGGACAGTTTCGGTGTCATGGGGTTATGCTGTTCAGATATACGGAAACCATATGCCTCTGCGCGACGTCCTCCCGGTGCAAGAGACATTCAAGCCGTGGAAAAAGGGACCTGTTTTGTCCGGAGTTTATACTTTTAATACAAGAGAACATCACCCGGATCCCTGTCGAAGACCAgttgttttctttcttgatcATGTGTCATCGAGAGAGGATGGAATCATGAGCATCTATAAGAAGTCTTATGAAAATTGCTCCTATGACATGGCTTCCCCCAGGAAGCTTGAGGAGGTCAGAGTGCTATCACAAAAGCTGGACCTTGACATCAAACAG TTGCAAGCTCCAAGAAGGCATTGTTGTCACATATTACCTTCTACTGGTGGCGGGGTGATGGACATTGGTATCAGAGAATGCAAACATGAAGAATTAATATACATGCATTCTTAG
- the LOC133744450 gene encoding G-type lectin S-receptor-like serine/threonine-protein kinase B120 isoform X2 yields the protein MGRWLLCYVVTLLISHILSFCTCQDKIVPGQNISGNVTLVSSLETFSLGFFNPENSTKYFLGIRFNKFPNTASVWVANRESPLDSPGFFMLSSDGNLVVLDQTRKLVWSTNASVSASAMNHTTGLLEDTGNLVLSFEEVTLWQSFDHPCDTMLPGIKISLNKKTGQQRRLTSWAALDDPQPGKFTLGIDPKVPIQAFIWKETTPIARTSLYIGKGTRTEFQNLGGTAIFLSYNFDVDDVYLAFSVSDSSVKLRVWLDPTGLIKLQFWQNSSKTWLEQGNSPLVDNCNFYAYCGPNSACRSGEPLSSPCKCLTGFTAKFPNQSAVGEWSSGCIREKVLTCGNGIQAYAYVNATDGSNIGTCLAWFGKLLDLVENYNQSSHDIYIRVHGSELGKKGLSVNSLKRTLVIAIVSAAVGLLTITFGYFFWKKKMEKKGGGKNDTELPIFSLRSMLAATNNFSEANKLGEGGFGPVYKGILQENQEVAIKRLSKKSGQGHHEFKNELELIAKLQHTNLVRLLGCCMEGDEMILIYEYMSNRSLDKFLFDPFEKTRLDWDTRFRIVQGIAQGVLYIHKYSRLKIIHRDLKASNVLLDGTMNPKVSDFGMARIFDINQIEANTNKVVGTYGYMSPEYALYGHFSEKLDVFSFGVLLLEIISGKKNASFYRFENSLTLAQWVWELWKEGRGVEVIDASVKVTCRIHEALRCIHVGLLCVQEAPADRPTMSSVIHMLEVNEATSLPPSKEPGFSTCRNSSYVTTYSNNVVTITLPEPR from the exons ATGGGCCGGTGGCTCTTGTGTTACGTTGTAACACTGCTCATATCTCACATCCTCTCATTCTGTACCTGCCAAGACAAAATAGTACCAGGACAGAATATCAGTGGTAATGTGACTTTGGTTTCTTCCCTTGAGACCTTTTCATTAGGCTTCTTCAATCCTGAAAATTCTACTAAATACTTCCTTGGTATACGATTCAACAAATTCCCAAATACTGCATCAGTATGGGTAGCTAATAGAGAATCTCCACTTGATTCTCCGGGTTTCTTTATGCTCAGCAGCGATGGAAATCTTGTGGTGTTGGATCAGACTAGAAAACTTGTCTGGTCAACTAATGCATCAGTATCTGCTTCTGCAATGAATCACACAACTGGATTACTAGAGGATACCGGAAACCTTGTTCTGAGCTTTGAAGAAGTCACTTTGTGGCAGAGCTTCGATCATCCCTGTGATACTATGTTGCCTGGCATTAAGATTAGCTTGAACAAAAAGACTGGCCAACAAAGGCGCCTTACATCCTGGGCTGCGCTTGATGATCCACAACCCGGAAAGTTCACCTTGGGCATAGATCCTAAAGTACCAATTCAGGCCTTTATCTGGAAGGAAACTACTCCAATAGCGAGAACTTCTCTGTACATTGGCAAGGGTACAAGAACAGAGTTTCAAAATCTAGGTGGAACCGCGATTTTCCTTTCATACAACTTTGATGTTGATGATGTTTATCTTGCTTTCAGTGTCTCGGATAGCTCAGTAAAATTGAGGGTCTGGTTGGATCCTACAGGGCTAATTAAACTGCAGTTCTGGCAGAATTCTAGTAAAACGTGGTTGGAACAAGGGAATTCACCGCTCGTTGATAACTGTAATTTTTATGCTTATTGCGGTCCCAATAGTGCCTGTCGTAGTGGTGAACCCCTGTCATCACCATGCAAGTGTTTGACTGGTTTTACAGCCAAGTTTCCGAACCAATCGGCGGTGGGGGAGTGGTCCAGTGGCTGCATTAGGGAAAAGGTGTTGACATGCGGTAACGGCATACAAG CTTATGCTTATGTAAATGCGACAGATGGAAGTAATATTGGGACATGCTTGGCATGGTTTGGCAAATTACTGGATCTAGTAGAGAATTACAACCAATCTAGTCATGATATCTATATTCGTGTTCATGGCTCCGAACTAG GCAAAAAGGGTCTTTCTGTTAATTCCTTGAAGCGGACCCTTGTAATTGCAATAGTCTCTGCAGCAGTTGGATTGCTTACAATAACTTTTGGCTATTtcttttggaagaaaaaaatggaaaagaaag GAGGTGGGAAGAATGATACAGAATTACCAATCTTCAGTTTAAGGAGTATGTTAGCTGCTACAAACAACTTCTCTGAAGCGAATAAACTTGGAGAGGGGGGATTCGGCCCTGTTTATAAG GGAATTTtgcaagaaaatcaagaagtGGCCATAAAGAGGCTATCAAAGAAGTCTGGGCAAGGACATCATGAGTTCAAGAATGAGTTGGAACTTATAGCCAAACTCCAGCATACCAATCTTGTAAGGCTATTGGGTTGCTGTATGGAAGGAGATGAAATGATATTGATCTATGAGTACATGTCTAATCGAAGTTTGGACAAATTTTTGTTTG ATCCTTTTGAAAAGACAAGGTTAGATTGGGATACACGCTTTCGAATTGTACAAGGTATTGCTCAAGGAGTACTATATATTCACAAGTACTCTAGATTGAAAATCATCCACAGAGATCTAAAAGCAAGTAATGTTCTATTGGATGGAACAATGAACCCCAAAGTGTCCGACTTTGGAATGGCGAGAATTTTTGATATAAATCAAATTGAAGCAAATACCAACAAGGTTGTTGGGACATA CGGCTACATGTCTCCTGAATATGCACTCTATGGTCATTTCTCCGAGAAGTTGGATGTATTTAGTTTTGGAGTATTGTTGTTAGAGATTATAAGTGGAAAGAAGAATGCTTCTTTTTATCGTTTTGAAAATTCACTAACACTTGCTCAGTGG GTATGGGAATTATGGAAAGAAGGTAGAGGAGTGGAGGTAATTGACGCGTCAGTAAAGGTAACATGCCGGATTCATGAAGCTTTGAGGTGTATCCATGTCGGGCTCTTGTGTGTTCAAGAAGCTCcagctgatcgaccaacaatgTCATCGGTGATTCATATGCTCGAGGTCAATGAAGCTACATCACTTCCACCCTCCAAAGAACCTGGTTTTTCAACATGTAGGAATTCAAGTTATGTTACCACTTATTCTAACAATGTAGTTACTATTACTTTGCCAGAACCTCGATAG
- the LOC133726061 gene encoding uncharacterized protein LOC133726061, translating into MYQKTKRKANSFLKAIRFRYLSLSLPFVMPKPLTPSRLKALLLFLSLFLNLYLLLSPHAPQFLLTRYSSSSSSSSPSPTTRRHLLFAIASSSRSWTRRKPYLRLWHSPASTRAFAFLDRPADPADDDGGAAPVIVSGDTSRFPYTLRGGLRSAIRVARVVKEIVDRGEADVRWYVFGDDDTVFFVDNLVKTLSKYDHDRWFYIGSNSESYMQNVKYGFDMAFGGGGFAISHSLAKVLARVFDSCLMRYGHLYGSDSRVFSCVAELGIGLTHEPGFHQVDMRGNLFGMLSAHPLSPLVSLHHLDAADPIFPNMNNTQALEHLFEAVNADPARILQQTVCYDRTHSLTVSVAWGYAIQVYDGNELLPDLLSLQKTFMPWRRSRSVEASQYMFKMRDYPRDACKRPPIFYLESLVSNNHGIWSNYTRHNVENCSKANAIKNLEHIRVISQKLDLDVEEMKAPRRQCCDILQSSFNDSMTINIRRCRDDELISMNI; encoded by the exons ATGTACCAAAAAACCAAAAGAAAGGCCAATTCTTTCCTCAAAGCGATCCGATTCCGGTACCTCTCGCTTTCTCTCCCTTTCGTAATGCCCAAACCCCTAACTCCCTCCCGCCTCAAGGCCCTCCTCTTATTCCTCTCCCTCTTCCTCAACCTCTACCTCCTCCTCTCCCCCCACGCGCCTCAGTTCCTCCTCACGCGCtactcctcctcttcctcctcatcCTCACCCTCAcccaccacgcgccgccaccTCCTCTTCGCCATCGCGTCCTCCTCACGCTCCTGGACCCGCCGCAAGCCCTACCTCCGCCTCTGGCACTCCCCCGCCTCCACCCGCGCCTTCGCCTTCCTCGACCGCCCCGCCGACCCCGCCGACGACGACGGCGGCGCCGCGCCTGTGATCGTCTCCGGCGACACCTCCCGGTTCCCGTACACTCTCCGCGGCGGGCTCCGGTCCGCGATCCGCGTGGCGCGCGTGGTCAAGGAGATCGTCGATCGCGGCGAGGCGGACGTCCGGTGGTACGTGTTCGGCGACGACGACACGGTGTTCTTCGTCGACAATTTGGTGAAGACGCTGTCAAAGTACGATCACGATCGGTGGTTCTACATCGGGAGCAACTCGGAGAGCTACATGCAGAATGTCAAGTACGGGTTCGACATGGCGTTTGGCGGCGGCGGATTCGCCATCAGCCATTCTCTGGCTAAGGTTTTGGCTAGGGTTTTCGACTCGTGCTTGATGAGGTACGGCCACTTGTATGGAAGTGATTCCCGCGTTTTTTCGTGCGTGGCGGAGCTCGGCATTGGGTTAACCCATGAACCTGGGTTTCATCAG GTTGATATGCGGGGTAATTTGTTTGGAATGCTATCTGCACATCCATTGTCACCTTTGGTTTCGCTTCACCATTTGGATGCTGCAGATCCGATCTTCCCCAACATGAACAACACTCAAGCTTTGGAACATCTTTTTGAAGCTGTGAATGCTGATCCTGCCAGGATATTGCAGCAAACTGTATGCTATGACCGCACACATTCATTGACTGTTTCGGTTGCATGGGGTTATGCCATACAGGTGTATGATGGCAATGAACTTCTTCCAGATCTCCTTTCACTGCAGAAAACTTTTATGCCATGGAGGAGGAGCCGTAGTGTTGAGGCAAGTCAGTACATGTTCAAAATGAGAGACTATCCTAGAGATGCATGTAAAAGACCCCCTATATTTTATTTGGAAAGCCTCGTCTCTAATAACCATGGCATCTGGAGCAACTACACCAGGCACAATGTGGAAAACTGCTCCAAAGCAAATGCAATAAAGAACCTGGAACATATCAGAGTAATTTCACAGAAGCTAGACCTTGATGTTGAAGAG ATGAAGGCTCCACGTCGTCAGTGCTGCGACATTTTGCAATCGTCTTTTAATGATTCAATGACTATTAATATTAGACGATGCAGAGATGATGAACTAATATCCATGAATATCTAG
- the LOC133744450 gene encoding G-type lectin S-receptor-like serine/threonine-protein kinase B120 isoform X3, giving the protein MGRWLLCYVVTLLISHILSFCTCQDKIVPGQNISGNVTLVSSLETFSLGFFNPENSTKYFLGIRFNKFPNTASVWVANRESPLDSPGFFMLSSDGNLVVLDQTRKLVWSTNASVSASAMNHTTGLLEDTGNLVLSFEEVTLWQSFDHPCDTMLPGIKISLNKKTGQQRRLTSWAALDDPQPGKFTLGIDPKVPIQAFIWKETTPIARTSLYIGKGTRTEFQNLGGTAIFLSYNFDVDDVYLAFSVSDSSVKLRVWLDPTGLIKLQFWQNSSKTWLEQGNSPLVDNCNFYAYCGPNSACRSGEPLSSPCKCLTGFTAKFPNQSAVGEWSSGCIREKVLTCGNGIQDGSNIGTCLAWFGKLLDLVENYNQSSHDIYIRVHGSELGKKGLSVNSLKRTLVIAIVSAAVGLLTITFGYFFWKKKMEKKGGGKNDTELPIFSLRSMLAATNNFSEANKLGEGGFGPVYKGILQENQEVAIKRLSKKSGQGHHEFKNELELIAKLQHTNLVRLLGCCMEGDEMILIYEYMSNRSLDKFLFDPFEKTRLDWDTRFRIVQGIAQGVLYIHKYSRLKIIHRDLKASNVLLDGTMNPKVSDFGMARIFDINQIEANTNKVVGTYGYMSPEYALYGHFSEKLDVFSFGVLLLEIISGKKNASFYRFENSLTLAQWVWELWKEGRGVEVIDASVKVTCRIHEALRCIHVGLLCVQEAPADRPTMSSVIHMLEVNEATSLPPSKEPGFSTCRNSSYVTTYSNNVVTITLPEPR; this is encoded by the exons ATGGGCCGGTGGCTCTTGTGTTACGTTGTAACACTGCTCATATCTCACATCCTCTCATTCTGTACCTGCCAAGACAAAATAGTACCAGGACAGAATATCAGTGGTAATGTGACTTTGGTTTCTTCCCTTGAGACCTTTTCATTAGGCTTCTTCAATCCTGAAAATTCTACTAAATACTTCCTTGGTATACGATTCAACAAATTCCCAAATACTGCATCAGTATGGGTAGCTAATAGAGAATCTCCACTTGATTCTCCGGGTTTCTTTATGCTCAGCAGCGATGGAAATCTTGTGGTGTTGGATCAGACTAGAAAACTTGTCTGGTCAACTAATGCATCAGTATCTGCTTCTGCAATGAATCACACAACTGGATTACTAGAGGATACCGGAAACCTTGTTCTGAGCTTTGAAGAAGTCACTTTGTGGCAGAGCTTCGATCATCCCTGTGATACTATGTTGCCTGGCATTAAGATTAGCTTGAACAAAAAGACTGGCCAACAAAGGCGCCTTACATCCTGGGCTGCGCTTGATGATCCACAACCCGGAAAGTTCACCTTGGGCATAGATCCTAAAGTACCAATTCAGGCCTTTATCTGGAAGGAAACTACTCCAATAGCGAGAACTTCTCTGTACATTGGCAAGGGTACAAGAACAGAGTTTCAAAATCTAGGTGGAACCGCGATTTTCCTTTCATACAACTTTGATGTTGATGATGTTTATCTTGCTTTCAGTGTCTCGGATAGCTCAGTAAAATTGAGGGTCTGGTTGGATCCTACAGGGCTAATTAAACTGCAGTTCTGGCAGAATTCTAGTAAAACGTGGTTGGAACAAGGGAATTCACCGCTCGTTGATAACTGTAATTTTTATGCTTATTGCGGTCCCAATAGTGCCTGTCGTAGTGGTGAACCCCTGTCATCACCATGCAAGTGTTTGACTGGTTTTACAGCCAAGTTTCCGAACCAATCGGCGGTGGGGGAGTGGTCCAGTGGCTGCATTAGGGAAAAGGTGTTGACATGCGGTAACGGCATACAAG ATGGAAGTAATATTGGGACATGCTTGGCATGGTTTGGCAAATTACTGGATCTAGTAGAGAATTACAACCAATCTAGTCATGATATCTATATTCGTGTTCATGGCTCCGAACTAG GCAAAAAGGGTCTTTCTGTTAATTCCTTGAAGCGGACCCTTGTAATTGCAATAGTCTCTGCAGCAGTTGGATTGCTTACAATAACTTTTGGCTATTtcttttggaagaaaaaaatggaaaagaaag GAGGTGGGAAGAATGATACAGAATTACCAATCTTCAGTTTAAGGAGTATGTTAGCTGCTACAAACAACTTCTCTGAAGCGAATAAACTTGGAGAGGGGGGATTCGGCCCTGTTTATAAG GGAATTTtgcaagaaaatcaagaagtGGCCATAAAGAGGCTATCAAAGAAGTCTGGGCAAGGACATCATGAGTTCAAGAATGAGTTGGAACTTATAGCCAAACTCCAGCATACCAATCTTGTAAGGCTATTGGGTTGCTGTATGGAAGGAGATGAAATGATATTGATCTATGAGTACATGTCTAATCGAAGTTTGGACAAATTTTTGTTTG ATCCTTTTGAAAAGACAAGGTTAGATTGGGATACACGCTTTCGAATTGTACAAGGTATTGCTCAAGGAGTACTATATATTCACAAGTACTCTAGATTGAAAATCATCCACAGAGATCTAAAAGCAAGTAATGTTCTATTGGATGGAACAATGAACCCCAAAGTGTCCGACTTTGGAATGGCGAGAATTTTTGATATAAATCAAATTGAAGCAAATACCAACAAGGTTGTTGGGACATA CGGCTACATGTCTCCTGAATATGCACTCTATGGTCATTTCTCCGAGAAGTTGGATGTATTTAGTTTTGGAGTATTGTTGTTAGAGATTATAAGTGGAAAGAAGAATGCTTCTTTTTATCGTTTTGAAAATTCACTAACACTTGCTCAGTGG GTATGGGAATTATGGAAAGAAGGTAGAGGAGTGGAGGTAATTGACGCGTCAGTAAAGGTAACATGCCGGATTCATGAAGCTTTGAGGTGTATCCATGTCGGGCTCTTGTGTGTTCAAGAAGCTCcagctgatcgaccaacaatgTCATCGGTGATTCATATGCTCGAGGTCAATGAAGCTACATCACTTCCACCCTCCAAAGAACCTGGTTTTTCAACATGTAGGAATTCAAGTTATGTTACCACTTATTCTAACAATGTAGTTACTATTACTTTGCCAGAACCTCGATAG